In a single window of the Anabas testudineus chromosome 17, fAnaTes1.2, whole genome shotgun sequence genome:
- the LOC117152798 gene encoding gastrula zinc finger protein XlCGF57.1-like isoform X1, whose protein sequence is MSSVVPLREFVTERLTAAAEEIFRVFEKTIVEYEEEIDRQRRLLEIVWKPEIKLHRIELSQQHVCKEDRVLCDQKDPDPPQIKEEQEELCTYEEGEQLVLKQETDDVVLNSTCEESDHQLLLHESTLTERQDQEGREHVESGSSRNEEPKPKKEHDSNNADWSGTEIDKHETGRQCRVEDLVWKPRIKLHMIELPQQHVWKQEVLTDQNRCDSHTDEPSSNCDVCSKVYEHQYQMKMHQQTHRGSEDISKFKRHWKTHTGETLYSCDTCGKGFSQLSGLKAHVGVHTAKKPHVCITCGKSFRYMSKLKTHMRIHTGEKPHICITCGKRFRNMSRLKTHMRIHTGERPHVCNTCGKRFTEKSVLIRHERIHTDEKPHVCNTCGKRFRDMSKLKTHMKIHTDEKPHVCNTCGKRFSYMSKLKTHMRIHTGERPHVCIICGKRFRDISRLKTHMRIHTDERPHVCNTCGNRFTEKSVLIRHERIHTGERPHVCNTCGKRFRDMSRLKTHMKIHTDEKPHVCITCGKRFSYMSKLKTHMRIHTGEKPHICITCGKRFRDMSKLKTHMRIHTGERPYPCDMCGKKFTLKSVLIGHLKIHTGEKPFSCKVCGKRFNRMTHVRSHMKVHSI, encoded by the exons ATGTCTTCAGTTGTTCCTCTGAGAGAGTTCGTCACCGAGCGactaactgctgctgctgaagaaatATTCAGAGTCTTTGAAAAAACTATCGTCGAGTACGAAGAAGAGATCGATCGTCAGCGGAGACTGTTGGAGATCGTTTGGAAACCGGAGATTAAACTGCACAGGATCG AACTCTCACAGCAACATGTCTGTAAGGAGGACAGGGTTCTCTGTGACCAGAAGGATCCAGATCCTCCACAGATtaaagaggaacaggaggaacTCTGCACCTATgaggagggagagcagcttGTTCTGAAGCAGGAGACTGATGATGTTGTGTTGAATTCTACCTGTGAGGAAAGTGACCACCAACTCCTCTTACATGAATCTACTCTGACTGAGAGGCAGGATCAGGAAGGACGTGAGCATGTGGAGTCAGGATCAAGTAGAAATGAGGAGCCAAAGCCGAAAAAGGAACATGACAGCAACAATGCAGACTGGTCTGGGACAGAGATCGACAAGCACGAGACTGGTCGTCAGTGCCGAGTAGAGGATCTCGTTTGGAAACCCAGAATAAAGCTACACATGATAG AGCTCCCACAGCAACATGTCTGGAAGCAGGAGGTTCTCACAGACCAGAACCGTTGTGATAGTCACACAGATGAACCATCTTCAAATTGTGACGTTTGTAGTAAAGTTTATGAGCATCAGTACCAAATGAAGATGCATCAGCAAACCCACAGAGGATCTGAGGACATATCAAAGTTTAAAAGacactggaaaacacacacaggtgagacaCTGTATTCTTGTGACACCTGTGGAAAAGGATTCAGTCAGCTATCAGGACTGAAAGCTCATGTAGGAGTCCACACAGCTAAGAAGCCACACGTTTGCATCACCTGTGGGAAAAGTTTTAGGTACATGTCAAAACTGAAAACGCATATGAGAATCCACACAG GTGAAAAGCCGCACATTTGCATCACCTGTGGGAAAAGATTTAGGAACATGTCAAGACTGAAAACCCATATGAGAATCCACACAGGTGAGAGGCCACACGTTTGCAACACCTGTGGGAAAAGATTCACAGAAAAGTCTGTACTGATCAGGCATGAGAGAATCCACACAGATGAGAAGCCACATGTCTGCAACACCTGTGGGAAAAGATTTAGGGACATGTCAAAACTCAAAACGCATATGAAAATCCACACAGATGAGAAGCCACACGTTTGCAACACCTGTGGGAAAAGATTTAGTTACATGTCAAAACTGAAAACGCATATGAGAATCCACACAGGTGAGAGGCCACACGTTTGCATCATCTGTGGGAAAAGATTTAGGGACATATCAAGACTGAAAACGCATATGAGAATCCACACAGATGAGAGGCCACACGTTTGCAACACCTGTGGGAACAGATTCACAGAAAAGTCTGTACTGATCAGGCATGAGAGAATCCACACAGGTGAGAGGCCACATGTCTGCAACACCTGTGGGAAAAGATTTAGGGACATGTCAAGACTGAAAACGCATATGAAAATCCACACAGATGAGAAGCCACACGTTTGCATCACCTGTGGGAAAAGATTTAGTTACATGTCAAAACTGAAAACGCATATGAGaatccacacaggtgagaagcCACACATTTGCATCACCTGTGGGAAAAGATTTAGGGACATGTCAAAACTGAAAACGCATATGAGAATCCACACAGGTGAGAGGCCGTATCCTTGTGACATGTGTGGTAAAAAATTTACCTTAAAGTCTGTACTGATCGGTCATTTAAAAATTCACACAGGTGAGAAGCCGTTCAGCTGCAAAGTCTGCGGGAAACGATTCAATCGGATGACGCATGTAAGAAGTCACATGAAAGTTCATAGTATTTAA
- the LOC117152798 gene encoding gastrula zinc finger protein XlCGF57.1-like isoform X2 codes for MSSVVPLREFVTERLTAAAEEIFRVFEKTIVEYEEEIDRQRRLLEIVWKPEIKLHRIELSQQHVCKEDRVLCDQKDPDPPQIKEEQEELCTYEEGEQLVLKQETDDVVLNSTCEESDHQLLLHESTLTERQDQEGREHVESGSSRNEEPKPKKEHDSNNADWSGTEIDKHETGRQCRVEDLVWKPRIKLHMIELPQQHVWKQEVLTDQNRCDSHTDEPSSNCDVCSKVYEHQYQMKMHQQTHRGSEDISKFKRHWKTHTGETLYSCDTCGKGFSQLSGLKAHVGVHTAKKPHVCITCGKSFRYMSKLKTHMRIHTGEKPHICITCGKRFRNMSRLKTHMRIHTGERPHVCNTCGKRFTEKSVLIRHERIHTDEKPHVCNTCGKRFRDMSKLKTHMKIHTDEKPHVCNTCGKRFSYMSKLKTHMRIHTGERPHVCIICGKRFRDISRLKTHMRIHTDERPHVCNTCGNRFTEKSVLIRHERIHTGERPHVCNTCGKRFRDMSRLKTHMKIHTDEKPHVCITCGKRFSYMSKLKTHMRIHTGEKPHICITCGKRFRDMSKLKTHMRIHTGERPYPCDMCGKKFTLKSVLIGHLKIHTGEKPFSCKVCGKRFNRMTHVRSHMKVHSI; via the exons GTCTTCAGTTGTTCCTCTGAGAGAGTTCGTCACCGAGCGactaactgctgctgctgaagaaatATTCAGAGTCTTTGAAAAAACTATCGTCGAGTACGAAGAAGAGATCGATCGTCAGCGGAGACTGTTGGAGATCGTTTGGAAACCGGAGATTAAACTGCACAGGATCG AACTCTCACAGCAACATGTCTGTAAGGAGGACAGGGTTCTCTGTGACCAGAAGGATCCAGATCCTCCACAGATtaaagaggaacaggaggaacTCTGCACCTATgaggagggagagcagcttGTTCTGAAGCAGGAGACTGATGATGTTGTGTTGAATTCTACCTGTGAGGAAAGTGACCACCAACTCCTCTTACATGAATCTACTCTGACTGAGAGGCAGGATCAGGAAGGACGTGAGCATGTGGAGTCAGGATCAAGTAGAAATGAGGAGCCAAAGCCGAAAAAGGAACATGACAGCAACAATGCAGACTGGTCTGGGACAGAGATCGACAAGCACGAGACTGGTCGTCAGTGCCGAGTAGAGGATCTCGTTTGGAAACCCAGAATAAAGCTACACATGATAG AGCTCCCACAGCAACATGTCTGGAAGCAGGAGGTTCTCACAGACCAGAACCGTTGTGATAGTCACACAGATGAACCATCTTCAAATTGTGACGTTTGTAGTAAAGTTTATGAGCATCAGTACCAAATGAAGATGCATCAGCAAACCCACAGAGGATCTGAGGACATATCAAAGTTTAAAAGacactggaaaacacacacaggtgagacaCTGTATTCTTGTGACACCTGTGGAAAAGGATTCAGTCAGCTATCAGGACTGAAAGCTCATGTAGGAGTCCACACAGCTAAGAAGCCACACGTTTGCATCACCTGTGGGAAAAGTTTTAGGTACATGTCAAAACTGAAAACGCATATGAGAATCCACACAG GTGAAAAGCCGCACATTTGCATCACCTGTGGGAAAAGATTTAGGAACATGTCAAGACTGAAAACCCATATGAGAATCCACACAGGTGAGAGGCCACACGTTTGCAACACCTGTGGGAAAAGATTCACAGAAAAGTCTGTACTGATCAGGCATGAGAGAATCCACACAGATGAGAAGCCACATGTCTGCAACACCTGTGGGAAAAGATTTAGGGACATGTCAAAACTCAAAACGCATATGAAAATCCACACAGATGAGAAGCCACACGTTTGCAACACCTGTGGGAAAAGATTTAGTTACATGTCAAAACTGAAAACGCATATGAGAATCCACACAGGTGAGAGGCCACACGTTTGCATCATCTGTGGGAAAAGATTTAGGGACATATCAAGACTGAAAACGCATATGAGAATCCACACAGATGAGAGGCCACACGTTTGCAACACCTGTGGGAACAGATTCACAGAAAAGTCTGTACTGATCAGGCATGAGAGAATCCACACAGGTGAGAGGCCACATGTCTGCAACACCTGTGGGAAAAGATTTAGGGACATGTCAAGACTGAAAACGCATATGAAAATCCACACAGATGAGAAGCCACACGTTTGCATCACCTGTGGGAAAAGATTTAGTTACATGTCAAAACTGAAAACGCATATGAGaatccacacaggtgagaagcCACACATTTGCATCACCTGTGGGAAAAGATTTAGGGACATGTCAAAACTGAAAACGCATATGAGAATCCACACAGGTGAGAGGCCGTATCCTTGTGACATGTGTGGTAAAAAATTTACCTTAAAGTCTGTACTGATCGGTCATTTAAAAATTCACACAGGTGAGAAGCCGTTCAGCTGCAAAGTCTGCGGGAAACGATTCAATCGGATGACGCATGTAAGAAGTCACATGAAAGTTCATAGTATTTAA
- the LOC117152798 gene encoding gastrula zinc finger protein XlCGF57.1-like isoform X3: MSSVVPLREFVTERLTAAAEEIFRVFEKTIVEYEEEIDRQRRLLEIVWKPEIKLHRIELSQQHVCKEDRVLCDQKDPDPPQIKEEQEELCTYEEGEQLVLKQETDDVVLNSTCEESDHQLLLHESTLTERQDQEGREHVESGSSRNEEPKPKNNSDWRVLPQQHVWKQEVLTDQNHCDSHTDEPSLNCDVSSKVYEHQYQMKMHQQTHRGSEDISKFKRHWKTHTGETLHSCDTCGKGFSQLSGLKAHVGVHTAKKPHVCITCGKSFRYMSKLKTHMRIHTGEKPHICITCGKRFRNMSRLKTHMRIHTGERPHVCNTCGKRFTEKSVLIRHERIHTDEKPHVCNTCGKRFRDMSKLKTHMKIHTDEKPHVCNTCGKRFSYMSKLKTHMRIHTGERPHVCIICGKRFRDISRLKTHMRIHTDERPHVCNTCGNRFTEKSVLIRHERIHTGERPHVCNTCGKRFRDMSRLKTHMKIHTDEKPHVCITCGKRFSYMSKLKTHMRIHTGEKPHICITCGKRFRDMSKLKTHMRIHTGERPYPCDMCGKKFTLKSVLIGHLKIHTGEKPFSCKVCGKRFNRMTHVRSHMKVHSI; this comes from the exons ATGTCTTCAGTTGTTCCTCTGAGAGAGTTCGTCACCGAGCGactaactgctgctgctgaagaaatATTCAGAGTCTTTGAAAAAACTATCGTCGAGTACGAAGAAGAGATCGATCGTCAGCGGAGACTGTTGGAGATCGTTTGGAAACCGGAGATTAAACTGCACAGGATCG AACTCTCACAGCAACATGTCTGTAAGGAGGACAGGGTTCTCTGTGACCAGAAGGATCCAGATCCTCCACAGATtaaagaggaacaggaggaacTCTGCACCTATgaggagggagagcagcttGTTCTGAAGCAGGAGACTGATGATGTTGTGTTGAATTCTACCTGTGAGGAAAGTGACCACCAACTCCTCTTACATGAATCTACTCTGACTGAGAGGCAGGATCAGGAAGGACGTGAGCATGTGGAGTCAGGATCAAGTAGAAATGAGGAGCCAAAGCCCAAAAACAATTCAGACTGGAGAGTGCTCCCACAGCAACACGTCTGGAAGCAGGAGGTTCTCACAGACCAGAACCATTGTGATAGCCACACAGATGAACCATCTTTAAATTGTGACGTTTCAAGTAAAGTTTATGAGCATCAGTACCAAATGAAGATGCATCAGCAAACCCACAGAGGATCTGAGGACATATCAAAGTTTAAAAGacactggaaaacacacacaggtgagacaCTGCATTCCTGTGACACCTGTGGAAAAGGATTCAGTCAGCTATCAGGACTGAAAGCTCATGTAGGAGTCCACACAGCTAAGAAGCCACACGTTTGCATCACCTGTGGGAAAAGTTTTAGGTACATGTCAAAACTGAAAACGCATATGAGAATCCACACAGGTGAAAAGCCGCACATTTGCATCACCTGTGGGAAAAGATTTAGGAACATGTCAAGACTGAAAACCCATATGAGAATCCACACAGGTGAGAGGCCACACGTTTGCAACACCTGTGGGAAAAGATTCACAGAAAAGTCTGTACTGATCAGGCATGAGAGAATCCACACAGATGAGAAGCCACATGTCTGCAACACCTGTGGGAAAAGATTTAGGGACATGTCAAAACTCAAAACGCATATGAAAATCCACACAGATGAGAAGCCACACGTTTGCAACACCTGTGGGAAAAGATTTAGTTACATGTCAAAACTGAAAACGCATATGAGAATCCACACAGGTGAGAGGCCACACGTTTGCATCATCTGTGGGAAAAGATTTAGGGACATATCAAGACTGAAAACGCATATGAGAATCCACACAGATGAGAGGCCACACGTTTGCAACACCTGTGGGAACAGATTCACAGAAAAGTCTGTACTGATCAGGCATGAGAGAATCCACACAGGTGAGAGGCCACATGTCTGCAACACCTGTGGGAAAAGATTTAGGGACATGTCAAGACTGAAAACGCATATGAAAATCCACACAGATGAGAAGCCACACGTTTGCATCACCTGTGGGAAAAGATTTAGTTACATGTCAAAACTGAAAACGCATATGAGaatccacacaggtgagaagcCACACATTTGCATCACCTGTGGGAAAAGATTTAGGGACATGTCAAAACTGAAAACGCATATGAGAATCCACACAGGTGAGAGGCCGTATCCTTGTGACATGTGTGGTAAAAAATTTACCTTAAAGTCTGTACTGATCGGTCATTTAAAAATTCACACAGGTGAGAAGCCGTTCAGCTGCAAAGTCTGCGGGAAACGATTCAATCGGATGACGCATGTAAGAAGTCACATGAAAGTTCATAGTATTTAA
- the LOC113172069 gene encoding zinc finger protein 239-like isoform X3: MSSVVPLREFVTERLTAAAEEIFRVFEKTIVEYEEEIDRQRRLLEIVWKPEIKLHRIELPLKRVCKKEEVLTEQEFCDQDSNSGLDQEDPDPPQIKEEQEEICTSQEGEQLVLKQETENLLLIPTYEERDHNEPEPITDQSVLLSHSSLLAQNVGVEQDEKLYVCNTCGKGFTRNSSLSQHVKIHTATCL; the protein is encoded by the exons ATGTCTTCAGTTGTTCCTCTGAGAGAGTTCGTCACCGAGCGactaactgctgctgctgaagaaatATTCAGAGTCTTTGAAAAAACTATCGTCGAGTACGAAGAAGAGATCGATCGTCAGCGGAGACTGTTGGAGATCGTTTGGAAACCGGAGATTAAACTGCACAGGATCG AGCTCCCACTGAAACGTGTCTGTAAGAAGGAGGAGGTTCTCACTGAGCAGGAGTTCTGTGACCAGGACAGCAACTCCGGTCTGGACCAAGAGGATCCAGATCCTCCACAGATtaaagaggaacaggaggaaATCTGCACCAGTCAGGAGGGAGAGCAGCTTGTTCTGAAGCAGGAGACTGAAAACCTTCTGTTGATTCCTACGTACGAGGAAAGAGACCACAATGAACCAGAACCAATAACAGACCAATCAGTGCTCCTCTCTCACAGCTCTCTTCTAGCCCAAAATGTAGGTGTGGAGCAAGATGAGAAACTATATGTTTGCAACACATGTGGGAAAGGATTCACGAGAAATTCTTCATTGAGCCAACATGTGAAAATTCACACAG CAACATGTctatga
- the LOC113172069 gene encoding zinc finger protein 239-like isoform X2 → MSSVVPLREFVTERLTAAAEEIFRVFEKTIVEYEEEIDRQRRLLEIVWKPEIKLHRIELPLKRVCKKEEVLTEQEFCDQDSNSGLDQEDPDPPQIKEEQEEICTSQEGEQLVLKQETENLLLIPTYEERDHNEPEPITDQSVLLSHSSLLAQNVGVEQDEKLYVCNTCGKGFTRNSSLSQHVKIHTGFLSSL, encoded by the exons ATGTCTTCAGTTGTTCCTCTGAGAGAGTTCGTCACCGAGCGactaactgctgctgctgaagaaatATTCAGAGTCTTTGAAAAAACTATCGTCGAGTACGAAGAAGAGATCGATCGTCAGCGGAGACTGTTGGAGATCGTTTGGAAACCGGAGATTAAACTGCACAGGATCG AGCTCCCACTGAAACGTGTCTGTAAGAAGGAGGAGGTTCTCACTGAGCAGGAGTTCTGTGACCAGGACAGCAACTCCGGTCTGGACCAAGAGGATCCAGATCCTCCACAGATtaaagaggaacaggaggaaATCTGCACCAGTCAGGAGGGAGAGCAGCTTGTTCTGAAGCAGGAGACTGAAAACCTTCTGTTGATTCCTACGTACGAGGAAAGAGACCACAATGAACCAGAACCAATAACAGACCAATCAGTGCTCCTCTCTCACAGCTCTCTTCTAGCCCAAAATGTAGGTGTGGAGCAAGATGAGAAACTATATGTTTGCAACACATGTGGGAAAGGATTCACGAGAAATTCTTCATTGAGCCAACATGTGAAAATTCACACAG GTTTTCTATCATCACTTTAG
- the LOC113172069 gene encoding zinc finger protein 664-like isoform X1 produces MSSVVPLREFVTERLTAAAEEIFRVFEKTIVEYEEEIDRQRRLLEIVWKPEIKLHRIELPLKRVCKKEEVLTEQEFCDQDSNSGLDQEDPDPPQIKEEQEEICTSQEGEQLVLKQETENLLLIPTYEERDHNEPEPITDQSVLLSHSSLLAQNVGVEQDEKLYVCNTCGKGFTRNSSLSQHVKIHTGEKPYVCNTCGNRFRQTAHLKYHIQIHTGERPYVCKICGRGFRTNFDMKAHMGNIHTGEKPFSCKSCGRAFRTSGELKVHMKRIHKGEKPYHCNTCGKRFIDRNELVKHVRVHTGERPYACEICGKKFKQLSALNTHLKFHGSEKPFLCNTCGKRFHLKAYLKRHMTVHAV; encoded by the exons ATGTCTTCAGTTGTTCCTCTGAGAGAGTTCGTCACCGAGCGactaactgctgctgctgaagaaatATTCAGAGTCTTTGAAAAAACTATCGTCGAGTACGAAGAAGAGATCGATCGTCAGCGGAGACTGTTGGAGATCGTTTGGAAACCGGAGATTAAACTGCACAGGATCG AGCTCCCACTGAAACGTGTCTGTAAGAAGGAGGAGGTTCTCACTGAGCAGGAGTTCTGTGACCAGGACAGCAACTCCGGTCTGGACCAAGAGGATCCAGATCCTCCACAGATtaaagaggaacaggaggaaATCTGCACCAGTCAGGAGGGAGAGCAGCTTGTTCTGAAGCAGGAGACTGAAAACCTTCTGTTGATTCCTACGTACGAGGAAAGAGACCACAATGAACCAGAACCAATAACAGACCAATCAGTGCTCCTCTCTCACAGCTCTCTTCTAGCCCAAAATGTAGGTGTGGAGCAAGATGAGAAACTATATGTTTGCAACACATGTGGGAAAGGATTCACGAGAAATTCTTCATTGAGCCAACATGTGAAAATTCACACAGGTGAGAAGCCGTATGTTTGCAACACCTGTGGGAACAGattcagacagacagcacatttaaaatatcacatACAAATCCACACAGGTGAGAGACCATATGTATGCAAAATATGTGGGAGAGGTTTCAGAACTAATTTTGATATGAAAGCCCACATGGGAAATatccacacaggtgagaaacCATTTTCATGTAAATCATGTGGGAGAGCTTTCAGAACTAGTGGTGAGTTAAAAGTCCACATGAAAAGAATCCACAAAGGGGAGAAGCCGTACCACTGCAACACCTGTGGGAAAAGATTCATTGACAGGAATGAATTGGTCAAGCATGTGAGAGTCCACACAGGTGAGCGACCATATGCTTGTGAGATTTGTGGTAAAAAATTTAAGCAATTGTCAGCATTGAATACTCATTTAAAATTTCATGGCAGTGAGAAGCCATTCCTCTGCAACACCTGTGGGAAAAGATTTCATCTGAAGGCATACTTGAAAAGGCACATGACAGTTCATGCAGTTTAA